TAAAAATTCAATCGCGTGACTGTCACGGGACAATGGTGGCGACAGTCATGAGATTACTGTCGTGATGCAGTACATTTGGTACCCCTGctcgtgaccttttgcgtgagaggtgcggatgttaccactatgccagatcgccttcgtgaaaaaataatttcaagtttattcatttaacCAACTGCTTTTCAGATTGATAAaaattcagtaagaaaaaaaaactaaagataggattctcaaagaaatttggctatgggggtctaaggtatgactTAATTCTCGAAAAGGTgtctcttgcccaaaagagtttgagaacccctgccaTAGAGGCTGAATTGTATGCAAATATCTTGTTTATTGCTTTGTGGGGGAATGCAATCGATGAGtataatcgaaaaatattttatttcattatttttgaacCGAGCCTGGTTAAGACAGTTTTTATTAACTGACACatctaaaatattttgaatatgtgTGACAGCCGTTCGACCAGATGGCACCAAGAAGCATAAGTGTTCTCTTTAACTTCCTTCAACATAAAGCACACTAAATACACATGAACGGAACGTGAAATGGTAAATGTATCTACCACAATAGCTATCAATCGAGACTATAAATTTATGAGGTGTAGTAAAAAGGAATCTTTTGTTCTCCGAAATACTTTTTTGAGACGCTTTAAAATATGTAACTCGTGTTGAATAAGTGCGATCGAGTTACGCTAGGTGTgttagaaaaaagaaaatttcgagCTTATTCCAGTTTCCAGACATTTTCATTATAGCTTGACTAATTAGTGTTTGAGTGTTCGCCAAAGATGAACTCTAGCAAAACATCTAAACATTAATTTAGGATCAAATATTTTCTCTGTCATCACTTCCTGTTGTTTATGGCGCAGTATTTTTCTTGTATATTATTTTCCTCTCCAAGCTTCACGAACCCAATTTGGATCCATTATGGCTCAAACCTAACCAGCAGGCAGGTCAACCGGGCAAGAATGCTGTTGGATTTCTTTGCTGTCATTCGCTCTGCACACATGAAAAATGACACCATCAAGCAACATTCATCACAATCAACCATTGCGCTTTCCGCATGACGAAGAACGAATGCAGAGAGCTGCATTTTCTGCAATCGTCCATCGTCATACTGCGTTTCCTCCCGCGGGTTCTGATTTTGACATCTTCAGAATGAATGTTCCAATCGGAATGATTAATCGGATTTCTTTCAAGTTTGTTGCTGCCAAGGATCGTGAATCCAACTGATTGAAAATATACCACCGTTCTTTTGGTAGTTCGCTATTTATTCTAAGACGAACGATGTTCTTGAAAAAGATCGGGTGGATAGTGTCTGGGACATAACCGGGGTCTACACCTTGGGCTGTAAATTTTTTCTGTATCTCttaacaaaattacatttccaacGCTCACAAAACAATTATTCCCTGAGaaataatttacaaaaaatactacctttcgcagaacggcaTTAGAAAATTCGAAATCAGTTGTATTCACAGCAAACATAGCATCACAGTGGAACGAACTTTCGCCTCCAGTTTTCACCGAAGAAAACAGTTCTCCCTTTTGGAAAATTCCTTCTTCCCATCCAGATTACTGCGTATTGTACTTCGACGGCTAATTTAACCCGAAAACGATGCACGAATTTCCAAAACTTTAGTGATCGATCGGAAAGTCGGAAATAAACACTTCTAGATTCACACAAGTTCCCtgctggcaaacaaattataaagaTCAATTTGCTTTTTGTTGTTTCGGATATTAATACAGaatttctatttagataaaagtTCGGTACCCCTGAAAAGCACCATGTTTTTAAGGAAAGGAtttattcttgttctcgcgagaacaagctGACCATATGTCGAGATTTATGTTCTTATTGCCAATGCACGTAATGCATCTTCTATATTGGACACACTGAATGCAGCCACAGGCGATTCTTCACATTGACAATTAGAGTAGTGCGGGCCaaggtgcgcacggggcaaaagtgtgcattggccattttgaagcaaacgagcataaaatttcgacaacagtgtattcgtttgatatattATCATACCAGCAGCTCACTCAttcatataaacaagatacaattcatgaaagtggcagaaagtttttttttttattattaaatcgtttatttttacaggctcagttacataagtttaaaggagccaaactcctgactgtattgttacaagtatatataaacatttttccttaattctaatgttaatggtgtagaaaacggattactcgcggtctactcgagtttagaagggtgacatattttcttcaggaaaaggaagggataaaaggatatgttgacaatgttcactctcacattcacactcacattcattatactcaattcttaagcctatcttatatctaatatgtatttacatttcaccttattctattgttaataagaagggatttgatttctcgcgaaggaaaaggaaaaggagaatataaggatataaggacaatcagacacgaagatcgataacttttaggaagacatatatttgggacatgtaataaaggtctaaaccagccaacacatctctcaccggcacattgggctgccttcctctagcccgaagagagttttctaaattcgatctggcaacaagatactcctcgcacgaccaaacaacgtgttcgatgtcgtggtaacgttggccacaggcacagatattgctgtcggcaagattaaaacgaaagagtagcgcgtttaacgaacagtgattggacatgaatcgggagaaggtgcgaataaagtcccgactcaagtccagacttttgaaccatggtttaaggctaaccttagggataattgagtggagccaccggcccaattcatcttcgttccatttgcgttgccagttaacaatggtatttttacgaactaaagaataaaattcattgaaggcgatttgacactgataaatttcgccttcaattgcacctacctttgctaatgagtcagccctctcattacccggaattgagcaatgtgaagggacccagacaaaggtaatgacataacagcgtctggttaaagcactcaaaatttctcgtattctctcaaggaagtacggcgagtgcttttccggcctcactgaacggatagcttcgacagagctaagactatccgttataatgtaatagtgttcaacaggtcgtgaggcgacgctgtccagcgcccagtatatcgctgccaattcagcaatatataccgagcaaggattctgaagactgtgtgaggtgctaaaaaatacgttgaacactccaaatcctgtggactcattcatagaggacccatcagtaaagtacatattatcacaattgatacgccaatactttgcattgacgatcgtaggaacgatccccgatagaaggtaatctggaatatcatggattttctccttcatgaacagatcaaaatgtacagaggaattgatgtagtcagggaaacaaacacggttgggaatatacgaagaaggatcaacctgcatggagatgaattcatgatatgagctcataaatccagaatgaaaatttagctcgctcagctgctcaaaatttccgatcaccaatgggttcatgaccttacaccggatgaagaaccgaagagataataaattgaagcgattttttattgggagtacgcctgccaaaacctcgaggctcatggtatgcgttgagggcatacatcccaacgcgatacggagacaaagatactgaattcgctcgagtttaatgaggtgtgttttggcagctgattgaaagcagaaactgccatactccatcactgagagaatagttgttcgatacaacattataagatcttcgggatgggctccccaccaggtgccggtaattgtacggagaaagtttattctttgttgacattttttactcagatacctaatatgggccccccaagtacatttggagtcgaaccagaccccaagatacttgaatgacatagcatgagtgatcggtttacccaaaagttgaagctttggttttgctggtctatgcttcctagaaaaaaccaccatctctgttttctccgtggagaattcgatccctagcccaatggcccaggttgaaaaattgttcaaagtatcttgtaagggtcggattcgtttgatcctacgactgacaccactccatcatctgcaagttgtcttaggctgcaattttgtgtaaggcaattgtcgatgtcgttacatagaagttgtacaaaagggggcttatgGCAGAAAGTTATGagataaaaagagttttgcgatgttttgatctattttttttatgttttggaGATGATGATTAACTTACCTacaataactggaaagttcgaaactacactgtcaaggaaaccttcatactatagtagatgatagtgcgtatttgtttttgtgaaaaagttcaagatctttttttaaaaattcgattagttcaaaaattgcttgtgaggcaaaagttcgcaccagagtattgatctgaaaaaaattataaaatcttttgaaccaaatttttaacgggacccacaacaAGAAAACTGATTCAGAATTGCTCAAAtagcccgacagaggcttcggaagGGAGTCTTGAAgcatcggattgcggcagacctcgatatTTATGAATCAGCTCTAAGGAAGAGGCTTATGTCagtgagtgatttatgatttgaatcttcttttattgacgtTTCTGCTGGGatctgctgggatgtgccagcgagcagctagggcggttcagacaagtattcacgagtgagcagtctgaggatctagcggaccactgcagagcactggacaaagctttctatggtattactctcaaagattcacgtcgtctggcgtttgattttgcggaagccaacaacctctaGCACAAATTCAATCAAATTGCAAAACTGGCAGAAAGAGATTGGGATTCTAGCTCCATGAGcatgtctcttcgaaccccacaacagcgcaacgaaacAACAGCGCTCCAAAGCAAAGCGttggaatcctcagaaccgatgaggatgaaaaataaacaattgcttaaaaataatttagaatgaaaaatgtttttattttcaccatgtattcaattcaataacggtgatgtttcgtttatgtttatgtttttacaatgaacttcaaataaatattatttttttctcaacaatgagtttcaaataaatcaagtgaaggtaaatATGTATTTATGAACTTGatttatattaataaaaattatttggtgtccgttcatcacgatttaactcaatacggagcaacggatttaaacagacAGTATCCGGATtaatgcgtcttagtctgcatcagatgtatatgtcaaaaaagaaattatataccgcgaatatagattatgtattattattgtaggaataatttctgtgggacattgagtttttttttcaactagcaataatcacaCCTCTGTAAAACCTctttggttacgatatcgccattgcgaaaaactaatgtaacttgagtgttcgaaatgatttgttaataaaaaagaattttcattttcagatatattatattgtcagtctcatccctcccaaaaatttccacgtggtatgttcgaccataacacccactcatctccacccataaaacatcatacatCACCCCCCTTCTCCCCACTGAAGGGTGCCTACACACTCTGGCAATGATGCATTTTccgctggtaatgataaagcttttttttgttaCAAGTCACCTCAGAAGTGCAATTCACTTTAGCCCCGTACGGTGCGTACCTTTAATAACCATACATGGACTTCCGTTCGAAGCCACGGAATGGGACGGATTTCGGGAAGTGGTAGATCCACTGCTCAGGGCCTATAAGTTGACCATCAATAAACACAAAATTACTCAGTATGTGACAAAAGCCGCAGAAGGTATCGACTGGACGATAGACCAAGAGTTGAACGGGAAGCTGATTTCACTCAAATCAGACATTGTATCAAAACTGTATCGAAGCATGTTGGGAATCAACTGTCAATACATCAACAACAGTGGAGTTGTTGTGAAACGAAATCTTGGTAAGTGTTATTGTATCACTTGCATCTGTGAAAAAAGTTTGAATCTTGAACGAAATTAAACGTGAAGGATCTTCCGTCTTTTTCAAATGTTGACCTTgactttcgtttgatacatgTGCTGTATGAATTATGCTAATAATTCCCTTTCTTGTAGGTATTATTGAGCTGCACAATCGTCACACTAGCCAAAACATCAAAGAAGAGCTGGTTATTGTGTTGAAAACCTTCGACTTGGAAATGTGGCAAATTATGTCCATCACAATTGACAACGCGTCAAATATGGTCAAATTAGTTGACATTCAATCAGATGAGATCGAATATCCATTGGAGGTTGGATTTGAGTACCGTGGAGAAGTGGCGAACGATGACATAACCACGTTTAACGAACTTGACGCTGATGATGATTTTGATACGCTTGATACGCTGGAGCGGGTGCGCCTTTTGGAGGAGTTTGCACCTAATGCTTTCATTACCACTATTCGTTGTGGACCCCACACCACTCAGTTGGTTGTCCACGACGTTTGCAAGGAGATCGAACACAAGGATATTCTGAAAATGATCAGGAAGAAGGTGAAGAAGTTCCGGTCGACTGAATATAAAGCGTTCTTTGACGTCAGGGACGGAGGTTCATATCAACCACTTCCAAACGAAACTCGTTGGAATTCAGATTATAAAATGTTGCATGATCTTAAAAAAAGGACTAACGGAAACGGAAAACACGGATACTCTGTCTTGGGTACTATTAGTGTTAGAATATTCAAGTCTTTATTCAGTCTTAGCATTAATTATTATCACTTTTCAGACCTATCAAACTATTGGAACTTTATTAAGGAATATGTAGCTGCATTTAATCCATTGTATCAATGCACAATCGCTGTACAAAAACTCGAGTTAAATCTGTCAGATTTCTACATCGAATGGATTCGAGCATATGGTAGTATTCGGGAAGATTCTAATCGATTCAAAACGAAGCTCATTGCATCAATGGATCGTCTTCAAAATTAGCTGTTTTGTAATCATATCTTCCGGGCAGTTGTTTATTTTGATCCGCGTCTCAATTTCAATGGATCGAGTTTGCTCTATCAGCATTTCTTCGAGTGTAGAAACTGCGTCTTGTGATAAATTCAGCCTGAATGAGTATTTAACTCGCACCATTGAATTGGGTGCTACTCGAACGATTCAATCGACTTCCTTGGAACTGAAGATTCGCAGTATTCAATATCAACGAAGAATCGATGCAGATAAACCCTCCAACGTTATTCAGTACTGGACAGCGAGGAGATTTGAGGAGCCGCAATTTTGGGCGATTGCTAAGATCCTTCTTGGTGTGTCTGCAACACAATGCTCTATTGAACgagttttcaatttatttagtTCCATTTTGACAAAGTCAAGAAACAAACTGAGTTCAAAAAGTCTCCAAGATATACAGAAAGTTCGAACAAGCAGTAGTCTTGTGGAATCCGCTCTAGCCTACATATTCAGCAAAGATAAGCATATTCTGGAAGCCCTTGCATTATCAGTATCTACTTCATAAGACCGAGTGGGAGgaaatgaaaaatcatattttacaTCGTTAACCTTCTGTGGAACAATCAATGTATCAAATGTATTAACAATATAATCAGTTCGTTTGCCCATTAGCGTTTGCCTTGCTCTTACCTCACGGCTCAACGCTTCTCAGGAAAGTTGCCAAAGTTGGACTAGAGTAACCTGGATCATTCATATTACCTTTTATATGCGATCTATCTTTCGTTTTAATGGTCCCCATGATATTGACAACTCTCAACCCTAAGTCTTTCAATGGCAGGTCTAACGACCAAACTTTACGTGAATTTTGGTTCAGAAAGGTCTGGAAACATGGTGACCGAGAGTCTTTATAATTCTCCATCTCTCCTTCAGGTCTAAATTGATGTAGAGAGGTGGTAGAAGTACTTCATGGGAAGGCACCAAAACTTCTCGGTagacattttttcatcaatcatAGGAGAAGAATATTTTATATTAGacagtatgcaaaaaaaaagtctattcACCCTCCCCTACTAatttactttttgacgtagaactacgtctttcaggaagggtgccaaatcagaaaacaggtcacgtttttatgaaataaagttaacgttaataactattttcactgtgaacaaattctcattatttgcataccaatcgaattggaaattctctaagatttgtttgatacgttatacattacaattcgctaatctcaaaacggtttaaattcatgaaaactggaagaacttcttaCTGCCAAGtttcgattggcccgattcatggtttccccaacacagacttcaaaatcgatgtacctttggaaatccgctttgcaaatatacatgcaagtcggggggtatttttgttcccaccgagctgtgtttccctaacacggacttcaaaatcaatgtgcctgggggaatgcgctttgcgaatacatgcaagttggggtattttttggtgttgagtacttttgtactcgcttgtcgttgtgcagaccggaaacgcatttttaaactgagaagcctggaagaatcgtcatttcagatactagaggtgaatgaactttcgcggttcgaaaaCTACGTGAAAATGAGATGTGCAacaatttcagaggaaaatgtaaaatacaattatCGTTTGAttccattcacatattttggtagtcctaggcatcatatcaaacgtgaaatgacgttcatcaaatttatttgtaacgaagaacattatatattacaaaaatgtcgatgcattctacaataatattcgaagtggtaaaccattggattgcataatgtaattgcgtagttctacgtcgaaaatatgcggtcgtgtcctagatacaaccatttacaatttttttttttgtttttctggtgaTTCCACGATTCAAGTGTGTTTTACAAAGTTTCAGTGTGTATTCGGCAACATTCTCGAATGTAAACGTTGTGTCTAGCTGTCATTTAGTGCTCTTGAAGTTTTCGTGCTCAATTGACAGAGCTATCGTGAAGAAGGCCTGACATCACAGCCCGTCCGAAATCGTCTTCATAAGAAAGGTCTTAAAGGCAGAGTAGCACTTGGTTACCAAGGTTGTACGCaaaaagtattaaaaaaaagattgaagtGGGTCCAGGAACACATTTCATGGATCAATGATGATGGAATAAGTTGATTTGGTCGAACGAGACGAAAGTAATGCTGTTTGGATCTGATGGTATCACAAGAAAATGGCGGCGTACCGGTGAAAGTTTGAAAAAGGAGTATTTTCTGCCTGCAGTCAAGCATGGTGGTGACGAGTTACTTTACTtacattgattttccaaccatCTGGGCatgactttgttttttttttatgtaggtAGAATTATGATGTGGGGATCTATACAGCCATGCTattccaaaccgatatagtggttctcagattttcgtgaaaagtggtagttttgttctttatcgcaaaacattagacccgtattttttttattttttcagtagggtaaccatttccattttagggttgtgcgaaaaatcgactttttccacttttttttttttccaaaaatgaattttttcaaaaattcataacttttgaactgctaaaccgattcagatgatagatatattttggaccatcggttaactttgaaaaatcataactcaaaaacgaagaaaaatgcctctctggtttcgacatatgttatgtgaataatcctcagcttttcagaaacaaatataaaaaacatatagcgcccttggtcctgagactatgaaaacaataaaaaacgaatacaatcaataataacgagaacagaattcaaattttctgcaggtgtagcattttttcaaaaaagaccaggtgattggctttaatttggtatgtcgatcatctgaatcggtctagtagttcaaaagttatgagttatttaaaaaaaaaaatttttagaaaaaaaaagaggaaaatttgatttttcggacaaccctaaaatggaaatggtcaccctactgaaaaaataaaaaaatacgggtcttttgcgataaagaacaaaaccaccacttttcacggaaatctgagaaccactatatcggtttggcatggaatttattttatttatttatttatttatatatacattCATCGGACTTAACATGGTCTACATAAAAGAAAAACTACAAATATACATGTGGGCAACAAACACTACGTTGAAACATAAACAATTAAGAGATTCATCATTTTTAAGCCGCTTAAATTATCTAGTTGAGCTAAGCAGCTGGAGCACTTTCAGTTTGAAGACAGATGAGGACTCattgaaatcaaataaatggTAAAACTCATTAAATGCTGAACACATGGATTGAAacggtgaattttttgtgaaatccGAACGGTTCCGCGGCATACGCAGAAATCCGCTGCGCTGGCGAAGATTACGGGGTAACACGTTTGCTTGCAACGATTCCAGTAATATTGGGCTGTCCACTTCAGATGTAAGAATTTTAGCTGCCAAAACAGCTTTTGCAAGTTTTCTCCTTTTCTCGAGAGTAGTCAGTCCAAGTAACTGACAGCGAGCTTCGTAAGGCGGTAGATTCTGCGGATTATTCCAAGGTAACTCTCTAAGGGCGTACCGAATGAATTTACGTTGAATGGCTTCTATTCGATTCGTCCAGTTGCTGTGGTACGGTGACCACACGATTGAAGCATTTTCCAAATGAGAACGAACGTGCGCGCAATATAAAGAGCGAAGGCAATGCGGATTATCAAACTCTCTCGCAATCTTAAACATAAATCCAAGTTGTCTATTCGCTTTGTCGATTACGGCAGACTGGTGGTTTCGAAATGTCAATCTGGAATCAATCAGGACGCCTAAATCCTTGACGCACTCCACACGCTCAAGCTTTTGATCATTGATACGATAGTCAAAATAGAAGACATCACGGCTTAGTTTTCGATGGAATGAAATAACGATACATTTCTCAATGCTAATAGTCATTCTGTTCTTTTTACACCAGTCGTAGAATTTGTTCAGCAGTGATTGTAGAACGTAGTGATCGTCCAAACTTTCCACAacgatgtatattttcaggtcatCGGCATATACCAGTTTGCACCTTCCATCAAGCGGTACAGTGACATCGTTAAAAAATAGTACAAATAGCAAGGGACCAAGATTGCTGCCCTGGGGAACACCAGTTTCATTCACGAAAACATTCGACAACGAAGAACCTACTTTGACTTGCAGTATTCTATCCTTGAGGTACGATTCCAACCAGCGGCAGAGGCTACTAGAAAATCCGAGTTTAGCAAACTTCTTCAAGGCAATGTCGTGGTCAATCCTATCAAAAGCTGATTTCAGATCAGTGTAAATAGCATCAACTTGGTTACCGGATCCAGTATTGTCAATGCAAAACGTGATGAACTCCATCAGATTTGTATGAACAGACCTGCCTTGTACGAACCCATGTTGTTCTTGAGCAATGTAACTCCTGCAGCTGAAGCGAATTACTTCACTCACAATTATTTCCAGCAGCTTAGAGCCTGCGCACAGCGAAGTGATGCCTCTGTAGTTACGTACAGACcgcttttcaccttttttgaaaactggAAACATGTATGATTTTTTCCATTCTGCAGGAAATTTTGCTTGTTCCATTGAAAGTCTAAAGATCTTCAGGAGTGGCGTTGATAGTAGTTGAATGCATCGTTTC
The Toxorhynchites rutilus septentrionalis strain SRP chromosome 2, ASM2978413v1, whole genome shotgun sequence genome window above contains:
- the LOC129765789 gene encoding LOW QUALITY PROTEIN: uncharacterized protein LOC129765789 (The sequence of the model RefSeq protein was modified relative to this genomic sequence to represent the inferred CDS: inserted 2 bases in 1 codon; substituted 1 base at 1 genomic stop codon): MSNRGEPIIPVEKSCSICKSPDNSRMVACDECGLWFHFECVNVNQSIQDRDWSCDKCTAPRAQIPVGASTPIAGVSAATQMQQTECNNQLVKQIESLHLRLNEQQRAFEKVLQQRNNLEIELNAKVEQMQNNVGQRNARLTGAIPKACSTMVPDQSEKLLEQELKLLEEKQSLEKRHIEERMALLQRRREGAAIPTAEANYFRPIMVVVGRRVEKRWGVLLTCLTIRAIHIEIAHSLTTDSCILAVRNFIARRGSPIEIVSDRGTNFIGASRELRAVLQQLSQERMMEYFEGPDTKWTFNPPASPHFGGCWERMIQSVKKVLNQMKFPRHPTDEILQNMMIEVEMMINSRPLTHVPLDDESCFPLTPNHFLMGSSNGSKPLIPFDGSSTMLKKSWKMSQVYANEFWKKWISEYLPTLTRRTKWFQPIKPIEKGDIVLIVDSNLPRNCWPKGRVVDVVFSKDGQVRRAAVQTSHGILERPAVKIAVLDVGLNIRCLHTLAMMHFPLVMIKLFFVTSHLRSAIHFSPVRCVPLITIHGLPFEATEWDGFREVVDPLLRAYKLTINKHKITQYVTKAAEGIDWTIDQELNGKLISLKSDIVSKLYRSMLGINCQYINNSGVVVKRNLGIIELHNRHTSQNIKEELVIVLKTFDLEMWQIMSITIDNASNMVKLVDIQSDEIEYPLEVGFEYRGEVANDDITTFNELDADDDFDTLDTLERVRLLEEFAPNAFITTIRCGPHTTQLVVHDVCKEIEHKDILKMIRKKVKKFRSTEYKAFFDVRDGGSYQPLPNETRWNSDYKMLHDLKKRTNGNGKHGYSVLDLSNYWNFIKEYVAAFNPLYQCTIAVQKLELNLSDFYIEWIRAYGSIREDSNRFKTKLIASMDRLQNXLFCNHIFRAVVYFDPRLNFNGSSLLYQHXSSSVETASCDKFSLNEYLTRTIELGATRTIQSTSLELKIRSIQYQRRIDADKPSNVIQYWTARRFEEPQFWAIAKILLGVSATQCSIERVFNLFSSILTKSRNKLSSKSLQDIQKVRTSSSLVESALAYIFSKDKHILEALALSVSTS